Proteins encoded together in one Oxalobacteraceae sp. CFBP 8761 window:
- the gmk gene encoding guanylate kinase has protein sequence MLPQAFSGSLFVVAAPSGAGKSTLVNALLANEPGIKLSISTTTRAPRPGEQDGREYHFTTADDFVTRADRGEFLEWAEVHGNYYGTSRLSVEQEMKNGTDILLEIDWQGARQVRKLFPDAAGIFILPPSIEALEQRLHKRGTDEPHIITRRLLAAGGEIAHAPDFEYAIINEEFNVALAELQAIVKATRCRFAQQAARNATLFAQLGIHANQPQS, from the coding sequence ATGCTCCCACAAGCCTTTTCCGGCAGCCTGTTCGTCGTCGCCGCGCCATCCGGCGCCGGCAAATCGACCCTGGTCAACGCCTTGCTGGCGAACGAACCGGGCATCAAGCTGTCCATCTCCACCACCACCCGCGCACCGCGCCCGGGCGAGCAGGATGGCCGCGAATACCACTTCACGACCGCCGACGACTTCGTCACGCGCGCCGACCGCGGCGAGTTTCTCGAGTGGGCTGAAGTGCACGGCAATTACTACGGCACGAGCCGCCTGTCGGTCGAGCAGGAGATGAAAAACGGCACGGATATTCTGCTGGAAATCGACTGGCAAGGCGCGCGCCAGGTGCGCAAGCTGTTCCCGGACGCGGCCGGCATTTTCATCCTGCCGCCATCGATCGAAGCGCTGGAACAGCGTCTGCACAAGCGTGGCACCGACGAACCGCACATCATCACGCGGCGCCTGCTGGCGGCGGGTGGCGAGATCGCTCACGCACCCGACTTCGAATATGCTATCATCAACGAAGAGTTTAACGTCGCCCTGGCTGAGCTGCAGGCGATTGTCAAAGCGACACGTTGCCGATTTGCCCAACAAGCTGCCCGCAACGCTACGCTGTTTGCCCAGCTGGGAATCCACGCGAATCAACCACAATCTTGA
- a CDS encoding serine/threonine protein kinase, giving the protein MAAQNNAPLPAGLEIAGYRIVKKIASGGFSIVYLAYDSEGNAVAIKEYLPSALALRQPGQLIPVVAKPHLAVFRIGLKCFFEEGRALARIVHPNVVRVLNFFRAHETVYMVMAYESGHSLQEHIARAAAKGNGLSENFVRQVFHGVCSGLREVHANKLLHLDLKPANIYLRTDGSPLLLDFGAARQTLHTDAPMLAPMYTPGFAAPDLYTRGAALGPWTDIYSLGAAMLACMSRSTPPPVDARRMDDHVPRHLARLAGYYSPELVKLVAACLALDPLMRPQSVFEIQKVLQAAPAAPPPARATVPSAAGVSDEVVDAHEARGGWRGLVDRLGAFRRD; this is encoded by the coding sequence ATGGCTGCACAGAATAACGCTCCTCTGCCCGCAGGACTCGAAATTGCCGGATACCGCATTGTAAAGAAAATTGCGTCCGGCGGGTTCAGTATTGTTTATCTTGCCTATGACAGCGAGGGCAATGCAGTAGCCATCAAGGAGTACCTGCCAAGCGCGCTGGCGCTGCGTCAGCCGGGGCAATTGATTCCCGTGGTGGCCAAGCCGCACCTGGCGGTGTTTCGCATCGGCCTGAAGTGTTTTTTCGAAGAAGGCCGCGCCCTGGCGCGCATCGTGCATCCCAACGTGGTGCGCGTACTTAATTTCTTTCGCGCCCATGAGACCGTGTATATGGTCATGGCCTACGAGTCCGGCCACTCGCTGCAGGAACACATCGCGCGCGCAGCTGCCAAAGGCAATGGCCTGAGCGAAAACTTCGTGCGCCAGGTGTTCCACGGCGTCTGCAGCGGCCTGCGCGAAGTCCACGCCAACAAGCTGCTGCACCTCGACCTCAAACCGGCCAACATTTATCTGCGTACTGACGGCTCGCCGCTGCTGCTCGACTTCGGCGCCGCGCGCCAGACGCTGCACACCGACGCCCCGATGCTCGCGCCGATGTACACGCCGGGCTTCGCTGCGCCCGACCTGTATACACGCGGCGCGGCGCTCGGCCCCTGGACCGATATTTACAGCCTGGGCGCTGCCATGCTCGCCTGCATGAGCCGCTCGACGCCGCCGCCAGTCGATGCACGCCGCATGGACGATCACGTGCCGCGCCATCTGGCGCGCCTGGCAGGCTATTATTCGCCGGAGCTGGTCAAACTGGTGGCCGCGTGCCTGGCGCTCGACCCATTGATGCGGCCGCAAAGCGTGTTCGAGATCCAGAAGGTGCTGCAGGCGGCGCCGGCCGCGCCGCCCCCGGCGCGGGCCACGGTCCCATCGGCAGCCGGCGTCTCGGACGAGGTGGTGGACGCACATGAAGCACGCGGCGGCTGGCGCGGCTTGGTCGACCGTCTCGGCGCATTCCGGCGCGATTAA
- a CDS encoding DNA-directed RNA polymerase subunit omega, translating into MARITIEDCLKNIPNRFQLTLAATYRARQLLQGHTPKVEAKDKPTVVALREIAAGKVGIEMLKKVPM; encoded by the coding sequence ATGGCCCGCATTACCATCGAAGACTGCCTCAAGAACATCCCGAACCGTTTCCAGCTGACCCTGGCAGCAACGTATCGTGCGCGCCAGCTGCTGCAAGGCCACACTCCGAAGGTCGAAGCCAAGGACAAGCCAACCGTCGTCGCCCTGCGCGAGATCGCCGCTGGTAAAGTCGGCATCGAAATGCTGAAAAAAGTCCCGATGTAA
- the rph gene encoding ribonuclease PH, translated as MTYPPRPSGRAPDQLRPIVITRNYTRHAEGSVLIEFGDTKVICTASIEDKVPAFLKGKGQGWLTAEYGMLPRSTHKRMDREAARGKQSGRTQEIQRLIGRSLRAAFNLHAFGERTLHLDCDVIQADGGTRTAAITGAMVAAHDAFSTLLSSCAITALPVRHFVAAVSVGMVNGMPVLDLDYPEDSDCDTDMNVVMNDQGHFIEVQGTAEGAAFDRAAMDRLLDLAQAGIADLIHLQKQALRVG; from the coding sequence ATGACCTACCCACCGCGCCCGAGCGGTCGCGCGCCAGACCAGTTGCGCCCGATCGTCATCACCCGCAACTACACGCGGCACGCCGAAGGCTCGGTGCTGATCGAGTTCGGCGACACCAAGGTGATCTGCACGGCCAGCATCGAGGACAAGGTGCCGGCCTTCCTGAAAGGGAAGGGCCAGGGCTGGCTGACCGCCGAATACGGGATGCTGCCACGCTCGACGCACAAGCGCATGGACCGCGAAGCCGCGCGCGGCAAGCAGAGCGGGCGCACACAGGAAATCCAGCGCCTGATCGGCCGCTCGCTGCGCGCCGCATTCAACCTGCACGCGTTTGGCGAGCGCACGCTGCATCTGGATTGCGACGTGATCCAGGCCGACGGCGGCACCCGCACCGCCGCCATCACGGGCGCGATGGTGGCTGCGCACGACGCCTTCAGCACGCTGCTGTCGTCGTGCGCGATCACGGCGCTGCCCGTAAGGCATTTCGTCGCCGCCGTCTCGGTCGGCATGGTGAACGGCATGCCGGTGCTCGACCTGGACTACCCGGAAGATTCGGACTGCGATACCGACATGAACGTGGTGATGAACGACCAGGGTCATTTCATCGAAGTGCAGGGCACGGCCGAAGGCGCCGCGTTCGACCGCGCCGCCATGGACCGCCTGCTCGACCTGGCGCAGGCGGGCATCGCCGACCTGATCCATTTGCAGAAGCAGGCGCTGCGCGTGGGCTGA
- a CDS encoding serine/threonine-protein phosphatase, protein MQFSVYQQSHIGGRKVNQDRMGYCYTRDALLLLLADGMGGHLGGEIAATIALQTVSAMFRLQARPYVKKPERFLEEALLQAHHDIQAYAVTHGLSEIPRTTVVACLIQHNCAVWAHVGDSRLYWVRRKQVLACTRDHSHFEYLLERGRADPSERNTHPDRNRLYNCLGASSAPKIELSQQHSLQHGDMLLLCSDGLWSTLPETEIVHRLATSGVVQAVPELVQMAAAIGGAQADNTTALAIAWQGAAGTIDADALNVISTQMLAEDAVSSTIVAGDPLPEGSDAFDEDDIEKAIAEIREAIEKSSQLLK, encoded by the coding sequence ATGCAATTCTCGGTGTATCAACAAAGCCATATTGGCGGACGCAAGGTCAACCAGGACCGGATGGGCTATTGCTACACGCGCGACGCCTTGCTGCTGCTGCTGGCCGACGGCATGGGCGGCCACCTGGGTGGCGAGATCGCCGCGACCATCGCGCTGCAGACGGTGTCGGCGATGTTCCGCCTGCAAGCGCGTCCGTATGTGAAAAAGCCCGAGCGCTTCCTCGAAGAAGCGTTGCTGCAGGCGCACCACGATATCCAGGCCTATGCCGTCACCCACGGCCTGTCCGAGATCCCGCGTACTACCGTCGTGGCCTGCCTGATCCAGCACAACTGCGCCGTGTGGGCGCACGTCGGCGACTCGCGTCTGTATTGGGTGCGCCGCAAGCAGGTGCTGGCCTGCACGCGCGACCACTCGCACTTCGAGTACCTGCTCGAGCGCGGCCGCGCCGACCCGTCCGAGCGCAACACGCACCCCGACCGCAACAGGCTGTATAACTGCCTGGGCGCTTCGAGCGCGCCGAAGATCGAGCTGTCGCAGCAGCACAGCCTGCAGCATGGCGACATGCTGCTGCTGTGCTCGGACGGCTTGTGGTCGACCCTGCCTGAAACCGAGATCGTGCATCGCCTGGCCACGAGCGGTGTCGTGCAAGCGGTGCCGGAACTGGTGCAGATGGCCGCCGCCATCGGCGGGGCGCAGGCCGACAACACGACCGCGCTGGCCATTGCCTGGCAGGGCGCGGCCGGCACCATCGATGCCGACGCGCTCAATGTGATCTCGACCCAGATGCTGGCCGAAGATGCCGTGAGTTCCACCATCGTCGCGGGCGACCCGCTGCCCGAGGGCAGCGATGCGTTCGACGAAGACGATATCGAAAAAGCCATCGCCGAGATCCGCGAAGCGATCGAAAAATCCTCCCAGCTGCTCAAGTAA
- a CDS encoding YicC family protein: MTGYAVATSEGAAGTLTIEIKSVNSRFLDLQFRINDDLRALEPDLRTAIMAAIQRGKVEVRVSFGRKVSGGAAALNQELLADLARLQGEVSRHFAQAAPMTVAELLRWPGVIEESTIGQESLQADVAALTVTTIAAFVDSRRREGAALETMLQSRIESMEAIVKRITPLIPQVISQFQNKAIDRMQDALGLAGHGNPSTLTRQEVLERIRQEVTLYGIRIDVSEELSRLSAHLNETRHILKKGGQVGKRLDFMMQELNREANTLGAKASVKELADASMELKLLIEQMREQVQNLE, translated from the coding sequence ATGACAGGTTATGCGGTCGCCACCAGCGAAGGCGCTGCGGGAACCCTCACGATCGAAATCAAGAGCGTCAACTCGCGCTTCCTCGATTTGCAGTTCCGCATCAATGACGATTTGCGCGCGCTGGAACCCGATCTGCGAACGGCCATCATGGCCGCCATCCAGCGCGGCAAGGTCGAAGTGCGTGTCTCGTTCGGCCGCAAGGTCAGTGGCGGCGCGGCGGCGCTCAATCAGGAACTGCTAGCCGACCTGGCTCGCCTGCAAGGCGAAGTGTCGCGTCACTTCGCCCAGGCCGCGCCGATGACCGTGGCCGAACTGCTGCGCTGGCCAGGCGTCATCGAAGAATCGACCATCGGCCAGGAGTCGCTCCAGGCCGACGTCGCTGCGCTCACGGTCACCACCATCGCCGCGTTCGTCGACAGCCGCCGGCGTGAAGGCGCCGCGCTCGAAACGATGCTGCAATCGCGCATCGAATCGATGGAAGCGATCGTCAAGCGCATCACGCCGCTGATCCCGCAAGTCATTTCGCAATTCCAGAACAAGGCCATCGACCGCATGCAGGATGCGCTGGGGCTGGCCGGTCACGGCAATCCGTCGACGCTCACGCGCCAGGAAGTGCTGGAGCGGATTCGCCAGGAAGTGACCCTGTACGGCATCCGGATCGACGTGTCCGAAGAATTGTCGCGCCTGTCGGCGCACCTGAACGAAACGCGCCACATCCTGAAAAAAGGCGGCCAGGTCGGCAAGCGCCTCGACTTCATGATGCAAGAGCTCAATCGCGAAGCCAACACGCTGGGCGCCAAGGCGTCGGTGAAGGAACTGGCCGATGCGTCGATGGAGCTCAAGCTGCTCATCGAGCAGATGCGTGAACAGGTGCAGAACCTCGAGTAA
- a CDS encoding bifunctional (p)ppGpp synthetase/guanosine-3',5'-bis(diphosphate) 3'-pyrophosphohydrolase, whose amino-acid sequence MNLLPPDSPASRNPAPRERRADNRPPDFIEPAGPIVPGVASVTQLITKLSEYLTPAELKKVKEAYRFSDEMHLGQVRKSGEPYISHPIAVAEICAEWKLDAQAIMAALLHDVIEDQDVKKDELIERFGAQVANLVDGLSKLEKIEFQSQLEAQAENFRKMLLAMASDVRVILIKLADRLHNMRTLGFMIPAKKRRIAGETMEVYVPIAHRLGLNNIYRELQDLSFSHLYPVRYQTLSKAIKSARGNRREVVKKILEAVKNQLEAGGLKAEVHGREKTLYGIYKKMRNKHLSFSQVLDVYGFRVVVDSVAECYVALGTLHALYKPMPGKFKDYIAIGKINGYQSLHTTLIGPYGTPVEFQIRTQDMHRTAESGVAAHWLYKTGESNMSDLQQRTHAWLQSLLDIQQQTGDSAEFLEHVKVDLFPDSVYVFTPKSKIIALPRGATALDFAYSIHTGIGDHTVGVKINHEEQPLRTELHNGDIVEIITQPDSRPSPTWLTFVRTGKARSAIRHHLRLVDVNESAELGLELLTQALAVRNIKPDLPASVVERLLGESSANSMEEVYADIGIGKRMPTLVARQIFGLMEGDPDLLPSSKPLPASDIAPVTIYGSEGVAVQLAPCCLPIPGDQITGQLRRDQALVVHTCDCQTAKRLLAKEPDRWIAVQWGDDLNRRFDCRIRLLINNEKGILARVAAEIGESDANITYVGMDEDDENMMTQLRFTIQIADRVHLAQLIRNLRRVAGVNRVERERT is encoded by the coding sequence ATGAACCTGTTACCTCCAGATTCACCCGCTTCACGCAACCCCGCTCCGCGCGAGCGGAGGGCCGACAATCGTCCGCCCGATTTCATCGAGCCCGCCGGCCCCATCGTGCCCGGCGTGGCCTCGGTGACGCAGCTGATCACCAAGCTGTCCGAATACCTCACCCCCGCCGAGCTTAAAAAAGTCAAGGAAGCCTACCGCTTCTCCGATGAGATGCACCTGGGCCAGGTCCGCAAGTCGGGCGAGCCCTATATCTCCCATCCGATTGCCGTTGCCGAGATCTGCGCCGAGTGGAAACTCGATGCGCAAGCCATCATGGCCGCGCTGCTGCATGACGTGATCGAAGACCAGGACGTCAAGAAGGATGAGCTGATCGAGCGCTTTGGCGCCCAGGTCGCCAACCTCGTCGACGGCCTGTCCAAGCTCGAGAAAATCGAATTCCAGAGCCAGCTCGAAGCGCAGGCGGAAAACTTCCGCAAGATGCTGCTGGCGATGGCGTCGGATGTGCGCGTCATCCTGATCAAGCTGGCCGACCGCCTGCACAATATGCGCACGCTCGGCTTCATGATTCCGGCCAAGAAGCGCCGCATCGCCGGCGAGACGATGGAAGTGTATGTGCCGATCGCGCACCGCCTCGGCCTGAACAATATCTACCGCGAGCTGCAGGACCTGTCGTTCTCGCACCTGTATCCGGTGCGCTACCAGACGCTGTCCAAGGCGATCAAGTCGGCGCGCGGCAACCGGCGCGAAGTGGTCAAGAAAATCCTCGAAGCGGTCAAGAACCAGCTCGAGGCCGGCGGCCTGAAAGCCGAAGTGCACGGCCGCGAAAAGACCCTGTACGGCATCTACAAGAAGATGCGTAACAAGCACCTGTCGTTCTCGCAGGTGCTCGACGTGTATGGTTTCCGCGTCGTCGTCGACAGCGTGGCCGAGTGTTATGTGGCCCTCGGCACCCTGCATGCGCTGTACAAGCCGATGCCGGGCAAGTTCAAGGACTACATCGCCATCGGCAAGATCAACGGCTACCAGTCGCTGCACACGACGCTGATCGGCCCGTACGGCACGCCTGTCGAATTCCAGATCCGCACCCAGGACATGCACCGCACCGCCGAAAGTGGCGTGGCGGCGCACTGGCTGTACAAGACGGGCGAATCGAATATGTCCGACCTGCAGCAGCGCACCCATGCGTGGCTGCAGTCGCTGCTCGACATCCAGCAGCAAACGGGCGACTCGGCCGAGTTCCTCGAACACGTCAAGGTCGACCTGTTCCCCGATTCGGTGTATGTGTTTACGCCCAAGTCGAAGATCATCGCCCTGCCCCGCGGCGCGACGGCGCTCGACTTCGCCTACTCGATTCACACCGGCATCGGCGACCATACGGTGGGCGTCAAGATCAACCACGAAGAGCAACCGCTGCGCACCGAACTGCACAACGGCGACATCGTCGAGATCATTACGCAGCCCGATTCGCGCCCGAGTCCGACCTGGCTGACGTTTGTCCGCACAGGCAAGGCGCGCTCGGCGATCCGCCATCACCTGCGCCTGGTCGACGTCAACGAGTCGGCCGAGCTGGGTCTCGAACTGTTGACCCAGGCGCTGGCCGTACGCAACATCAAGCCCGATCTGCCGGCCAGCGTCGTCGAGCGGCTGCTGGGCGAGTCGTCGGCCAATTCGATGGAAGAAGTGTACGCCGACATCGGCATCGGCAAGCGCATGCCGACGCTGGTGGCGCGCCAGATTTTCGGTCTGATGGAGGGCGACCCCGATCTGCTGCCGTCGAGCAAACCGCTGCCAGCCAGCGATATCGCCCCGGTGACGATCTATGGCAGCGAAGGCGTGGCGGTCCAGCTGGCGCCGTGCTGCCTGCCGATCCCGGGCGACCAGATCACGGGCCAGCTGCGCCGCGACCAGGCGCTGGTGGTGCACACCTGCGATTGCCAGACGGCCAAGCGCCTGCTGGCGAAAGAACCCGACCGCTGGATCGCCGTGCAGTGGGGCGACGATCTCAACCGCCGCTTCGACTGCCGTATCCGCCTGCTGATCAACAATGAAAAAGGCATCCTCGCCCGCGTGGCTGCCGAGATCGGCGAGTCCGACGCCAACATCACGTATGTGGGCATGGACGAAGACGACGAAAACATGATGACGCAGCTGCGTTTCACGATCCAGATCGCCGACCGGGTGCACCTGGCGCAACTGATTCGCAATCTGCGCCGCGTGGCCGGGGTGAATCGGGTGGAACGCGAGCGGACGTAA
- the rdgB gene encoding RdgB/HAM1 family non-canonical purine NTP pyrophosphatase: MTQRLILASNNAGKLKEFAQLLGPIGLDLHPQGEFDVPEAEEPFGTFVENALAKARHASRLTGLPALADDSGVCVNALGGAPGVYSARYANLANPGEPKSDANNSRKLVADLATLSDKSAYYYCVLVYVRHPEDPQPIIADGRWNGEIIATPRGENGFGYDPYFLIPSLGKTTAELAPDEKNALSHRGQALRALVEKLKNT; encoded by the coding sequence ATGACCCAGCGCCTGATCCTCGCCTCCAACAACGCCGGCAAACTCAAGGAGTTCGCGCAGCTACTCGGGCCCATCGGCCTCGACCTGCATCCGCAGGGCGAATTCGACGTCCCGGAAGCAGAAGAGCCGTTCGGCACCTTCGTTGAAAATGCGCTGGCCAAGGCGCGCCACGCGTCGCGCCTGACCGGCTTGCCGGCGCTGGCCGACGATTCGGGCGTCTGCGTCAATGCCCTCGGCGGCGCGCCCGGCGTGTATTCGGCCCGCTATGCAAATCTCGCAAACCCCGGCGAGCCCAAATCCGACGCCAACAACAGCCGCAAGCTCGTCGCCGATCTGGCCACGCTCAGCGACAAGTCGGCCTACTACTATTGCGTGCTGGTCTACGTACGCCACCCGGAAGACCCGCAGCCGATCATCGCCGACGGCCGCTGGAATGGCGAAATCATCGCCACGCCGCGCGGCGAGAACGGCTTCGGCTACGATCCGTACTTCTTGATTCCGTCGCTGGGCAAGACCACAGCCGAACTGGCGCCGGACGAGAAAAATGCGTTGTCGCACCGTGGCCAGGCGCTGCGCGCTTTGGTCGAGAAACTGAAAAACACCTGA